From the genome of Azospira restricta, one region includes:
- a CDS encoding HlyC/CorC family transporter, with the protein MDSSTSKPTFFERLSSLLLREPEDREQLMQLLHSACERNLLDADALSITEGALSASETAVRDVMVPRAQMDTIDLNDSLDEIRRTVIDTAHSRFPVHDGDRDNVVGILLAKDLLRLGGETSCDLRDWLRPVVFIPESKRLNVLLREFRVSRNHMAIVVDEYGGVAGLVTIEDVLEQIVGDIEDEYDFDEADDQIRLDQSGRYRVKARTRIDDFNQAFGCALAGDGIDTVGGLILAELGHVPKRNESIELAGFRFRVLRADRRRVYTLLVEQLPAADRAVPTA; encoded by the coding sequence ATGGACAGTTCGACCAGCAAACCGACCTTTTTCGAGCGACTGTCGTCGCTGCTGCTGCGCGAGCCGGAAGACCGCGAGCAGCTGATGCAGCTGCTGCACTCCGCCTGCGAGCGCAACCTGCTCGACGCCGACGCGCTGTCGATCACCGAGGGCGCGCTGTCGGCCTCCGAGACCGCGGTGCGCGACGTGATGGTGCCGCGCGCGCAGATGGACACCATCGACCTCAACGACTCGCTCGACGAGATCCGGCGCACGGTGATCGACACCGCGCACTCGCGCTTCCCGGTGCATGACGGCGACCGCGACAACGTCGTCGGCATCCTGCTCGCCAAGGACCTGCTCCGCCTCGGCGGCGAGACGAGCTGCGACCTGCGCGACTGGCTGCGGCCGGTGGTCTTCATCCCCGAGTCGAAGCGACTGAACGTGCTGCTGCGCGAATTCCGCGTCTCGCGCAACCACATGGCGATCGTCGTCGACGAGTACGGCGGCGTCGCCGGGCTGGTGACGATCGAGGACGTGCTCGAGCAGATCGTCGGCGACATCGAGGACGAATACGACTTCGACGAGGCCGACGACCAGATCCGCCTCGACCAGTCGGGTCGCTACCGGGTCAAGGCGCGCACGCGGATCGACGACTTCAACCAGGCCTTCGGCTGCGCGCTCGCCGGCGACGGGATCGACACCGTCGGCGGCCTGATCCTCGCCGAGCTCGGCCACGTGCCGAAGCGCAACGAGTCGATCGAACTCGCCGGCTTCCGTTTCCGCGTGCTGCGCGCCGACCGCCGCCGCGTCTATACCCTGCTCGTAGAACAGCTGCCGGCGGCCGACCGCGCCGTACCGACGGCGTGA
- the ybeY gene encoding rRNA maturation RNase YbeY — translation MSAAPKKAGGRLNLSVQYACDPAGLPSRTQLRAWARAALAGGGQVTIRYVDADEGGALNRDYRGKDYATNVLSFVYEQAPLTVGDLVVCAPVVAREAAEQGKPVEAHHAHLIVHGMLHLQGYDHETGEEDARVMENREREILAGLGYPDPY, via the coding sequence ATGAGCGCCGCGCCGAAGAAGGCCGGCGGCCGGCTCAACCTGTCGGTGCAGTACGCCTGCGACCCGGCCGGGCTGCCGTCGCGCACCCAGCTGCGTGCCTGGGCACGCGCCGCGCTCGCCGGCGGCGGCCAGGTGACGATCCGCTACGTCGACGCCGACGAGGGGGGGGCGCTCAACCGCGACTACCGCGGCAAGGACTACGCGACCAACGTGCTCTCCTTCGTCTATGAGCAGGCGCCGCTGACCGTCGGCGACCTCGTCGTCTGCGCGCCGGTGGTCGCCCGCGAGGCGGCGGAGCAGGGCAAGCCGGTCGAGGCGCACCACGCGCACCTGATCGTGCATGGCATGCTGCACCTGCAGGGTTACGATCACGAGACGGGCGAGGAAGACGCGCGCGTCATGGAAAACAGGGAACGGGAGATTCTGGCGGGACTCGGCTACCCGGATCCCTACTAG
- a CDS encoding PhoH family protein — MRAKPAARKRPVELLLSPVDNTHLANLCGVLDENLRQIETALDVVIARRGERFTIHGEGEPAARCAEALQHFYRLAKQPLSVDEIQLGLIELLNRPVRGLTAAGGPSPALVTKKTELHGRTPRQVEYLKHIQEHDITFGIGPAGTGKTYLAVACAVDAFERELVSRIVLTRPAVEAGERLGFLPGDLAQKVDPYLRPLYDALYDLMGFDRVMKMLEKQAIEIAPLAYMRGRTLNHAFIILDEAQNTTPEQMKMFLTRIGIGAKAVITGDATQVDLPKGHKSGLIEARRILQEVRGIAFTEFGAEDVVRHPLVARIVAAYEAHGKAQEAPR; from the coding sequence GTGAGAGCTAAGCCCGCCGCCCGCAAGCGCCCGGTCGAGCTGCTGCTGTCGCCGGTCGACAACACGCATCTCGCCAACCTGTGCGGCGTCCTCGACGAGAACCTGCGCCAGATCGAGACCGCGCTCGACGTCGTCATCGCCCGCCGCGGCGAGCGCTTCACGATCCACGGCGAGGGCGAGCCGGCGGCGCGCTGCGCCGAGGCGCTGCAGCACTTCTACCGCCTGGCGAAGCAGCCGCTGTCGGTCGACGAGATCCAGCTCGGCCTGATCGAACTGCTCAACCGCCCGGTGCGCGGCCTGACCGCCGCCGGCGGCCCGTCGCCGGCGCTGGTGACGAAGAAGACCGAGCTGCACGGGCGCACGCCGCGGCAGGTCGAATACCTGAAGCACATCCAGGAGCACGACATCACCTTCGGCATCGGTCCGGCCGGCACCGGCAAGACCTATCTGGCGGTCGCCTGCGCGGTGGACGCCTTCGAGCGCGAACTGGTCTCGCGCATCGTGCTGACGCGGCCGGCGGTCGAGGCCGGCGAGCGCCTCGGCTTCCTGCCCGGCGACCTGGCGCAGAAGGTCGACCCCTACCTGCGCCCGCTCTACGACGCGCTCTACGACCTGATGGGTTTCGACCGCGTGATGAAGATGCTGGAGAAGCAGGCGATCGAGATCGCGCCGCTCGCCTACATGCGCGGGCGCACGCTGAACCACGCCTTCATCATCCTCGATGAAGCGCAGAACACGACGCCGGAGCAGATGAAGATGTTCCTCACCCGCATCGGCATCGGCGCCAAGGCGGTGATCACCGGCGACGCGACCCAGGTCGACCTGCCGAAGGGACACAAGAGCGGGTTGATCGAGGCGCGCCGCATCCTGCAGGAGGTGCGCGGCATCGCCTTCACCGAATTCGGCGCCGAGGACGTCGTCCGCCATCCGTTGGTGGCGCGCATCGTCGCCGCCTACGAGGCGCACGGCAAGGCGCAGGAAGCGCCGCGATGA
- the miaB gene encoding tRNA (N6-isopentenyl adenosine(37)-C2)-methylthiotransferase MiaB, protein MPKKLFIRTFGCQMNEYDSDKMADVLNASEGVVKTDNPEEADIILFNTCSVREKAQEKVFHDLGRVRHLKQQNPNLVIGVGGCVASQEGAAIVARAPYVDVVFGPQTLHRLPQLIAERREKGRAAVDISFPEIEKFDALPPAKVEGAAAFVSIMEGCSKFCTFCIVPYTRGEEVSRPFDDVLTEVAGLADQGVREVTLLGQNVNAYRGAMAGSDEIADLAMLIEYIAEIPGIERIRYTTSHPREMTQRLIDTYAKVPKLVSHLHLPVQSGSDRILAAMKRNYTALEYKSIVRKLRAARPDLSLSTDFIVGFPGETEDDYEKTMKLIDEVGFDASFSFIYSTRPGTPAAELPDDTPAELKTARLMRLQKRIDALASAVSESMVGSVQRVLVEGVSKKNEAELAGRTDNNRIVNFVGNPRLIHRFVDVRITAALPHSLRGEIVTRES, encoded by the coding sequence ATGCCAAAGAAACTCTTCATCCGCACCTTCGGGTGCCAGATGAACGAGTACGATTCGGACAAGATGGCCGACGTGCTCAACGCTTCCGAGGGGGTGGTGAAGACCGACAACCCCGAGGAAGCCGACATCATCCTCTTCAACACCTGCTCGGTGCGCGAGAAGGCGCAGGAGAAGGTCTTCCACGACCTCGGCCGCGTCCGCCACCTGAAGCAGCAGAACCCGAACCTGGTCATCGGCGTCGGCGGCTGCGTCGCCAGCCAGGAAGGCGCGGCGATCGTCGCCCGCGCGCCCTACGTCGACGTCGTGTTCGGGCCGCAGACGCTGCATCGCCTGCCGCAGCTGATCGCCGAGCGGCGCGAGAAGGGCCGGGCGGCGGTCGACATCTCCTTCCCCGAGATCGAGAAGTTCGACGCGCTGCCGCCGGCCAAGGTCGAGGGGGCCGCCGCCTTCGTCTCGATCATGGAGGGCTGCTCGAAGTTCTGCACCTTCTGCATCGTGCCCTACACGCGCGGCGAGGAAGTGTCGCGCCCGTTCGACGACGTGCTGACCGAGGTCGCCGGGCTCGCCGACCAGGGCGTCAGGGAAGTGACGCTGCTCGGCCAGAACGTGAACGCCTACCGCGGCGCGATGGCCGGTTCGGACGAGATCGCCGACCTGGCGATGCTGATCGAGTACATCGCCGAGATTCCCGGCATCGAACGCATCCGCTACACGACCTCGCACCCGCGCGAGATGACGCAGCGCCTGATCGACACCTACGCGAAAGTACCGAAGCTGGTCTCGCACCTGCACCTGCCGGTGCAGTCGGGCTCGGACCGCATCCTGGCGGCGATGAAGCGCAACTACACCGCGCTCGAGTACAAGTCGATCGTCCGCAAGCTGCGTGCGGCGCGGCCGGACCTGTCGCTGTCCACCGACTTCATCGTCGGCTTCCCCGGCGAGACCGAGGACGACTACGAGAAGACGATGAAGCTGATCGACGAGGTCGGCTTCGACGCCTCGTTCTCGTTCATCTACAGCACGCGGCCGGGGACGCCGGCCGCCGAGCTGCCCGACGACACGCCGGCCGAGCTCAAGACCGCCCGCCTGATGCGCCTGCAGAAGCGCATCGACGCGCTGGCGTCGGCGGTCAGCGAGTCGATGGTCGGCAGCGTGCAGCGCGTGCTGGTCGAGGGCGTGTCGAAGAAGAACGAGGCCGAGCTCGCCGGGCGCACCGACAACAACCGCATCGTCAATTTCGTCGGCAACCCCCGGCTGATCCACCGCTTCGTCGACGTGCGCATCACCGCGGCGCTGCCGCATTCGCTGCGCGGCGAGATCGTCACCCGTGAGAGCTAA
- a CDS encoding c-type cytochrome gives MIRPTLTLLALLLSAAAAAQPGALDRLRALQANPAASKAAAEQGRQAAFFCVNCHGEDGNSQIPEVPSLAGQNPAYLIEQMRKFGAGERRDPFMQGLIKVLKDEERAQIALYYAAGRPQANKANATLAAQGRSRFEKSCATCHGPRGRGNDAELIPRIAGQKPAYLESSITRYRNRSGERNDPRMTAVTANLAKDEIVALANYLASLD, from the coding sequence ATGATCCGCCCGACGCTGACCTTGCTGGCGCTGCTGCTGAGCGCCGCCGCTGCCGCCCAACCCGGCGCCCTCGATCGCCTGCGCGCGCTGCAGGCCAACCCGGCCGCCAGCAAGGCGGCCGCCGAGCAGGGCCGGCAGGCGGCGTTCTTCTGCGTGAACTGCCATGGCGAGGACGGCAACAGCCAGATTCCGGAAGTGCCGAGCCTGGCCGGGCAGAACCCCGCCTACCTGATCGAGCAGATGCGCAAGTTCGGCGCCGGCGAGCGCCGCGACCCGTTCATGCAGGGACTGATCAAGGTGCTGAAGGACGAGGAGCGCGCGCAGATCGCGCTCTACTACGCCGCGGGCAGGCCGCAGGCGAACAAGGCCAACGCGACGCTGGCGGCACAGGGCAGGAGCCGGTTCGAGAAGAGCTGTGCGACCTGCCACGGTCCGCGCGGGCGCGGCAACGACGCCGAACTGATTCCGCGCATCGCCGGCCAGAAGCCCGCCTATCTGGAAAGTTCGATCACCCGCTACCGCAACCGCAGCGGCGAGCGCAACGACCCGCGCATGACGGCGGTGACGGCGAACCTCGCCAAGGACGAGATCGTCGCGCTGGCCAACTATCTGGCCAGCCTAGACTGA
- a CDS encoding HU family DNA-binding protein — protein sequence MNKSELIDAIAAGADISKAAAGRALDAAVAAITTAVSKGDNVTLVGFGSFKAAKRAARTGKNPKTGAAIKIPATTVPKFSAGASFKAAVAKKKK from the coding sequence ATGAACAAGAGCGAACTCATCGATGCCATCGCTGCTGGTGCCGATATCAGCAAGGCTGCTGCCGGTCGCGCCCTCGACGCCGCCGTTGCCGCCATCACCACGGCAGTTTCCAAGGGTGACAATGTGACCCTGGTTGGCTTCGGTTCCTTCAAGGCCGCCAAGCGCGCCGCCCGCACCGGCAAGAACCCGAAGACCGGCGCCGCCATCAAGATCCCGGCGACGACCGTGCCGAAGTTCTCGGCTGGCGCGTCCTTCAAGGCCGCTGTCGCCAAGAAGAAGAAGTAA
- a CDS encoding ABC transporter ATP-binding protein: MSLRPVLLEAKDLSVSYGKVEALHKVSLTIREGEIVTVIGPNGAGKTTLLSCLMGLLPGRGEVSYVGRALGNDFEVEERVGLGLTLVPEKRELFADMSVEDNLLLGAFDRYRRGDKDFRTTMAEVYGIFPRLRERATQLAGTLSGGERQMLAMGRALMAKPKLLMLDEPSLGLAPLIIREIFRTVSRLREMGVSVLLVEQNARAALQVADFGYVLETGEISLAGPSKELANDPRVIEAYLGLGGKH; this comes from the coding sequence ATGAGTCTGCGTCCCGTACTGCTCGAAGCGAAGGACCTGTCGGTTTCCTACGGCAAGGTCGAGGCGCTGCACAAGGTCAGCCTGACCATCCGCGAGGGCGAGATCGTCACCGTCATCGGCCCCAACGGCGCCGGCAAGACGACGTTGCTCTCGTGCCTGATGGGCCTTCTGCCTGGCCGCGGCGAGGTCAGCTACGTCGGCCGCGCGCTCGGCAACGACTTCGAGGTCGAGGAGCGCGTCGGCCTCGGCCTGACGCTGGTCCCGGAGAAGCGCGAGCTGTTCGCCGACATGAGCGTCGAGGACAACCTGTTGCTCGGCGCCTTCGACCGCTACCGCCGTGGTGACAAGGACTTCCGGACGACGATGGCCGAGGTCTACGGCATCTTCCCCCGCCTCCGCGAGCGCGCGACGCAGCTCGCCGGAACGCTCTCCGGCGGCGAGCGGCAGATGCTGGCGATGGGCCGTGCGCTGATGGCCAAACCGAAGCTGCTGATGCTCGACGAGCCCAGTCTGGGCCTGGCGCCGCTGATCATCCGCGAGATTTTCCGCACCGTTTCCCGGCTGCGCGAGATGGGCGTGTCCGTGCTGCTGGTCGAGCAAAATGCCCGCGCGGCCTTGCAGGTAGCGGATTTCGGTTATGTTCTGGAGACCGGCGAAATCTCGCTGGCGGGGCCCAGCAAGGAACTTGCCAACGACCCCCGCGTCATCGAGGCGTACCTCGGACTGGGTGGGAAGCATTGA
- a CDS encoding ABC transporter permease subunit: MMRRLVLIAFALLLALLPVILPDSAEFYVTLANYIGLYALVALGLVLLTGVGGLTSFGQAAFVGVGAYATAWLTTAFGWSPWATLAVALAATTVVALFLGFITLRMGGHYLPLGTIAWGISLYFLFGNIEAFGGHTGLGGIPPVSLFGIALKSGREFFYLIWIALMLGIVATQNLLDSRDGRAIRALKGGVVMAEAMGVNTAWYKIVIFTVAAQFACVSGWLYAHLQRFVNPTPFSLTQGIEYLFMAVIGGVGHVWGALLGAGLITILKQWLQDLLPKLLGQSGNFEVIVFGLVMIFVLHRARDGLWPVLLARVERLWPALAANASGRVAEAERLPKREMPQAGDTILEVREVSKRFGGLTANNAVSFTVRAGEVMALIGPNGAGKSTMFNCISGVNPPTEGEVRFLNQRVERLESREIARRGMSRTFQHVRLLPTMSVLDNVAIGAHLRGSRNFVHASCRLDRDEERRLRHESARQIERVGLGEHLFDAAGSLPLGKQRIVEIARALAADPCLLLLDEPAAGLRYLEKQALAELLRKLRGEGMGILLVEHDMDFVMGLADRVVVMEFGEKLAEGLPKQIQEDPKVLQAYLGGVE, encoded by the coding sequence ATGATGCGGCGCCTCGTCCTGATCGCCTTCGCCCTGCTGCTCGCGCTGCTGCCGGTGATCCTGCCGGACTCGGCCGAGTTTTACGTGACGCTGGCGAACTACATCGGCCTCTACGCGCTGGTCGCGCTCGGCCTGGTGCTGCTCACCGGCGTCGGCGGCCTGACCAGCTTCGGCCAGGCCGCCTTCGTCGGCGTCGGCGCCTACGCCACCGCCTGGCTGACCACCGCCTTCGGCTGGAGCCCGTGGGCGACGCTGGCGGTCGCCCTCGCGGCGACCACCGTCGTCGCGCTCTTCCTCGGCTTCATCACGCTGCGCATGGGCGGCCACTACCTGCCGCTGGGCACCATCGCCTGGGGTATCAGCCTCTACTTCCTGTTCGGCAACATCGAGGCCTTCGGCGGCCACACCGGGCTCGGCGGCATCCCGCCGGTGAGCCTGTTCGGCATCGCGCTGAAGAGCGGCCGCGAGTTCTTCTACCTGATCTGGATCGCGCTGATGCTCGGCATCGTCGCCACGCAGAACCTGCTCGACTCGCGCGACGGCCGCGCCATCCGCGCCTTGAAGGGCGGCGTCGTGATGGCCGAGGCGATGGGGGTGAACACCGCCTGGTACAAGATCGTCATCTTCACCGTCGCCGCGCAGTTCGCCTGCGTCTCCGGCTGGCTCTATGCGCACCTGCAGCGCTTCGTGAACCCGACGCCGTTCTCGCTGACGCAGGGCATCGAGTACCTGTTCATGGCGGTGATCGGCGGCGTCGGTCACGTCTGGGGCGCGCTGCTGGGCGCCGGCCTGATCACCATCCTCAAGCAGTGGCTGCAGGACCTGCTGCCGAAGCTGCTCGGCCAGTCCGGCAACTTCGAGGTGATCGTCTTCGGCCTGGTCATGATCTTCGTGCTGCACCGCGCCCGCGACGGGCTGTGGCCGGTGCTGCTGGCGCGCGTCGAGCGCCTGTGGCCGGCGTTGGCGGCGAACGCCAGCGGCCGCGTCGCCGAGGCCGAGCGGCTGCCGAAACGCGAGATGCCGCAGGCCGGCGACACCATCCTCGAGGTGCGCGAGGTGAGCAAGCGCTTCGGCGGCCTCACCGCCAACAACGCGGTCAGCTTCACCGTGCGCGCGGGCGAGGTGATGGCGCTGATCGGCCCGAACGGCGCGGGAAAAAGCACGATGTTCAACTGCATCTCGGGCGTCAATCCGCCGACCGAGGGCGAGGTGCGCTTCCTCAACCAGCGCGTCGAGCGGCTGGAGTCGCGCGAGATCGCCCGCCGCGGCATGAGCCGGACCTTCCAGCACGTACGCCTGCTGCCGACGATGAGCGTGCTCGACAACGTCGCCATCGGCGCCCACCTGCGCGGCAGCCGCAATTTCGTGCACGCCTCGTGCCGCCTCGACCGCGACGAGGAGCGCCGGCTGCGCCACGAGTCGGCGCGGCAGATCGAACGCGTCGGCCTCGGCGAGCACCTGTTCGACGCCGCCGGCAGCCTGCCGCTGGGCAAGCAGCGGATCGTCGAGATCGCCCGCGCGCTGGCCGCCGACCCCTGCCTGCTGCTGCTCGACGAGCCCGCCGCCGGCCTCCGCTACCTGGAAAAGCAGGCGCTCGCCGAGCTGCTCAGGAAGCTGCGCGGCGAAGGCATGGGCATCCTGCTGGTCGAGCACGACATGGATTTCGTGATGGGGCTCGCCGACCGCGTGGTCGTCATGGAATTCGGCGAGAAGCTCGCCGAGGGCCTGCCCAAGCAGATCCAGGAGGATCCGAAGGTGCTGCAGGCCTATCTGGGAGGTGTCGAATGA